The Plasmodium yoelii strain 17X genome assembly, chromosome: 14 DNA segment aatattttttttttttattcttatagtTCAATAGAAAAAATAGTTCATCAGTTGGAAAAACTATATAACCCAGAAAACgatacaataaaaaaagtaaactTTAATGACAAATttgcaaattttattaaaaagaaTAGGGATTATATTAGTAGAGAAAGGTATTACAATATATGCTATAATTGTATTATAATTCTTAgcaaatacaaaataaaaaaaaagtacatTCATATTCTTtgttttccctttttttaattttgagtAGTATTGCCCTTCAGAAATTATGTGAAACAGAAAAAATTAagtaagaaaataaaataaaaacaaaaaaattacttttagaatttatttatttgcacattctaataaaattttaattatattcaGGTTAAAAGTTAAAATCATAGGAACAAATGGAAAggaaattaaaaacaaaagtTTGGACAATGTTCTTATAAACAAGGTATATTTTATCCTCATTATTGCtactttttaaaaatttatgtaacATTATTTctgttatataaaaatatgatggAGAGCATACAGCCGAGTATGTTGTCCAAACATTGGGCTATCATGTAATCCtctatatatgtaaataaataaatatatatatatatatatatgtattttttttattcattcgATTGTATTGGTCTTATTTTATACCTATAGAATAAAACATTTGGAGATCTAGCGAAAAATCTTGGCCACTCTTTTAAGCTTCCTAAAGAAGacattgaaaatataaaaattttttttgatggAGATTTATGTGATAAGAGTCTTTCATTTGGTAACGaactatttaaaataaaaaaaatatacataataataatagtatgccttaaaaaatacatatatttatgtgcAATTTCTTTCTTTTAAGATAATGAGGAATTAGGGCTAGAAGATGGATTTCAAATAGATGTTAAATTTCCTTTAGCAAATGTAAAAACCATTTTTTCTTGTGTTTGCATCAAACTATTGGTTATTATATACACTAAACTCCTGCACattatacaaatatacatatttttaccTAATTTTTCACATAGGACCTTAATGGTTCATTAGATGATTCCAGTTTTAGTGAAGACTCTTATGTGTTGTTTTTACCGGATTCTTATGTCATTGATTAaattgataatatatttttttgtcattaattatatttatatgtacaactttttaattttattttttaagtttataaaaaaatgctaattttatgcatataagCATGTACataagtaaaaaataaatacaaaaacatattttccgaattttttttcattgaATTTACacattaaaaattttgaataatATCATCTTAAATGATGTTAACACATATTTATGaaacacacaaaaaaaaataacaatattttcAAACTTTTGAAAATtgttaaacaaaaaaaatatgaaatttaCAATGATAATAACAGTACAATTGGCTATTTGTCTTATTACGATTATATATCACTGTAAGaagtatttaaataaaatgaaaatagttaaaaaaaaattataatatttatatatatatatactaaacCAATTTAAATGTTTTGGGGGGGAGTCAAAAATCCATTGGGATATTTTGCCATGATTGAAGAAATGATTCATGAAATGtgctattttttaaatattttgaaatttttaaaattcctatatatgcatatttacaATTGGCAATATTATGAACATTTTcagtaaataaaatattatcatctGGTTGTACTTCAGTATATTTTAGCTTGTATTTTTGATCATTTATTTCAATAATAGTATATAAtgatgttttattttttaataacttaACAACCTTTTCCATAACTTCCTTAGGATCAAGATTAACATCTTCTAAaactaattttattattttcttattGTTATCAATGTTTTTaattgtatttaatttttctaatttatttttgtaatatatattaaagtcTCTTAATGATATCATATTATCTTTTTCTACATCTTCATCACTAGAACATATTTGTTCAAATTTATTAGCTTTCTTTAATGATTTATCGTATTCTGATTCTACCATTTTGTTCGTGTTTTTACTACAAATagatttttatatatagttatgcgtgtgcatgtatatatgtatgccacatatatattatcaagTATGATAAAGATAAATTTTGTTTTCGTAAGGCGAAAcaaatttacaaatataaaaaatatatttgaggAACGTATTTATTACTACTGCGTCTTACcacatataatttaaaaaaattaaataaaacaatagaGTTGTTTTAAAATACAGTTAAAAGAGTtagcaattaaaaaaagtaattaaataaaaaaatgctCAGAATGTGTCTATTCATAAAGTGagaatattaatattcaCTTGAATTTGTTAcctagttttttttttttgctctCTTCTATACAAAAGCAGAAcgttttttaagttttttgTAAAACATTGTAATATTTCATGTATGTAGTGCTATTTATTTGGCCATTATGCTTTTAATTAGctacttttattttatttttattttttcccactattaaataaaatttaaaaaaaattaaacaataaaatagatataaatataggaaaaattaaaaaagaaaaaatcgCAAACACTTTATTTTATCGCTATCATTTTATCGCTAttattttatcgatattATTTTAGTTTTATACAATTACaattcttatatattttttgcttAAAAATGCACTATTATATATGCCCCTAAAAATACCAcctttatttaataataatcatatattaatttataccGTTggcaatataaaaaaaacgtAAGGGAAATTTcttctatattaattatataacatatttatatgtactatgttattttatttatttttatttaattatttgcTTCCCCCTTATATAATAGTGTGAACCGTAACctcaaattattttttttttttactactgtaggcatataatataatgtaGCATCTTCCTTATATTACCCTATGGATAGCCATATATACATTGAAGTTAATTGCCCATAAAAAGTGGTAAAAAacgtattaatttttttgcgggtatttacaaaaataggtatatatattataggtatacatatatatacccTCAGGaaaacatataattatatattcgtAAACGAGCCAAAGTGTATTCcgcaataatattataaaaaaaataaaaaataatttatttcacaCGGAAAGAAAcaatacaaaattataagGGCATACAaagtatatacaaatttattatataatatgcattatatttatatgcataaattttattaaatatttgaaaatattatattcatatagAAGAATATTTATGTCAAACCAccaaaataattaatatgtatatttatatgataataataagcACAATTGCTATATGATAGCGAACGAATCCCGCaactttttaatttttttcaaataatttatctttaaaaaaaattggaacTTTATTAacgttttattttaattaaatttattttaagaataaaaatatatttaagaaaaatataaaaataaatagaataaaaatatttatatttataaccttaacattatcattttataaaataaataaaacctttgaataataatggtaagataacttttttttataattacaatttttgcatttatatatatatttcttacatgagttatttgtatttttattttggtaTAGTTTCCACATTATTTATGCGTgattatgtaatttttttgttttataccataacttatatatgtatattatatattatttatataaatatatgcaaattaaTTCATGGGGAAAATTGGCTTATCCGTTTAgtggaaaaatatttatgtcCATATAATACCGCGGTTTATACCCATTTGCTAagttttttttctcatttttattatactatttatttttattaactttTTACCCATTGTAAAAGGAATATAAATATGGTTATTTTGTTGCgtatatatattgcatagTATGCATATGATCTTTATTTATCACATAAAAATAAGCATATgcagtttttatattttcgtACATGCATTCTTGCATACCCACATATGCAAACATTACATAAATTTGTATGAGGGAATACACATATTGCATTCtctgcatattatttttggcagtttaatattttttttttatttccccTAAATATACGTATTATATTGAATGATATAGAGCATGAATATGTTACTTGaccatttttatatgattttatttattttaatttgttcTGTATTTTTCTTATTCTATAGGAGGACGCAAATAAACCCAAAAAGAGAACCTTTCGTACCTTCCACTATAGAGGTATTGAACTTGATAAATTGCTTGAATTAAATCAAGAAGAACTTGTAAAACTTTTACCAGCAAGACAAAGAAGAAAGTTTAGAAGAGGAATTGACAAAAAAGCAAAAtctcttttaaaaaaattaagaaaagcAAAAAAAGAATGTGAAGTTGGAGAAAAACCAAAACCTATACCAACCCATTTAAGAAACATGACAATCATACCAGAAATGGTAGGATCAATTGTAGCTGTACATAATGGAAAACAATATACCAATGTTGAAATTAAACCAGAAATGATTGGATATTATTTAGGAGAATTTTCAATTACCTATAAGCACACTAGACATGGAAAACCTGGTATTGGTGCTACACATTCATCTCGTTTTATTCcattgaaataaataatttatatatacataaaaaactGTCTCATTGCTTATGTTTGTAACGAACTTTTGGGTAATATTTAAGAACAATAATAAATACGAATATCAGCATTTTAAATTACCTTATGCCTAAACAGAAAAGATATTGCGAACAAAATATACCTATGCATATGTGCatggatatatatttctattatGATGcttattctattttttttattaagacgcatatatgttttatatatatatatattaattattgagttaatgtaatttttttacttgaATTTTTGAATGcattcaaataaataaaattaattttacataaaaaaaggaatattttttccatttaatataaaaacgtatacaaatataaagttatgaaaaattgaaaataattatataaacaaatataacaGTGTGAAAGGAAAATGAACAAAAGGAGATGTTCTCTCTGAATTCCTATGCACATAGTAGTATGTATAAAACACATTAGTGATCGTATTGATTCattaagtatataaatatgtcacttaaaatcatataaaaatcGTAGAAAATTCCTTTTGATTAGCACATGGTAATATATCTGtgtctcttttttttttgaaactTAACAAACTTTTTAAGAATGAAAAAAGAGATTCTTCTTCTTGccaatttattttgtttggaTCATTATAAAACTCATGAGGTTTGTTAGATTTATCATTGAAATTGTAATGATAAACATTTGAATAATATCTTAAATTATCACATAAATGATTGTTCAGTAAAattatttcataaaaaatatgatttgcCATATATAACTCTTTTTTGGTTAATGTGTTCATATTCCTCTGATACTTATCTGGTAAACAGCATCCTATACTAAATAAATCATTCTCCATTTTTGTATCTTCACTATCTTTAATTTTCACATTTCcctcatttttttcgtcGTTGAAATTTTCAAagttatttttctttttgatAATGCTCAGCTCTGATGCAAATTCATTTTCATCCTTTAGCAACTCGCTATTCGTTTTCATCATTTCAataattatatctttatcaaaattttgtTCTAAATTCTCATAGCAAAAAAAATCGTTTTTTATTACCATGTTCATAAAAACAGATCCAGAAATAAACATAGAATTGTGTAATTCatctttaaaataatttaatatatcatataccacacttaatatatttatagaaaTGTTAAACGATGTTAAACATCCAACTCGAAGtaacttttttaaaaaggATAAGACATAATGTACTGgtatcattttgttttttattgatgaatataatatttttaaaaattttgttcCATCATAATAAAAACTTGCGGgtattattaattcataCAATCTCTTGTAGTAATCTGTGTACATACGATCATTTAATTTCGTTTCTATATCGCTTCCTTCATCactctcatttttttcatcattttcttccTCATTTCTTTCATCATTCTCttcctcatttttttcatcattttcttccTCATTTCTTTCATCATTCTCttcctcatttttttcatcattctcttcctcatttttttcatcattatcttcctcatttttttcatcattttcttcctcatttttttcatcattttcttcctcatttttttcatcattttctccCTCACTTTCTTCATTAGCTTTGTCCTCATTATGTTTCACCCGTTTACTTGACCCCGAGTTATCTATTTCATTTTGCACCAAATCACCAACATTCAACTCTgtcaatatataaaaaataccGGGGAGAGCCGCCAATGATACATATACATTCGAAGAAGAATAAAaagaataattaaaataatcaataaaataatatggatTATTAGTATAtggaaaaacaaataatgGAATAGCTTGTAGTATTTGTAAAATCATAGTTTGCTTATGATTAAAATTTGCTATAAAATCAAACCAACTACATGAATAGAGTcttgcatatattttattttcaatatagaaattttttataaaaaaattatttgttctatcttttattttattttctattgattcaatcttttttattttttttaaatcattttttccTTCTGAATAATCAGAAAAATCATCAAAAgagttttcatttttataatcttCAATTaacttattattatttaaaaattctaaTTCTGggttattttcatcatctgTATCAGATCCATTAGAATCCGATGACGAATGTATTATGATACTATCATCActatcatatttataaaacctttttagttcatttttattgctATAGTTATtcatatcatcattttttttttttttttttttttcgttatctaaaaacttattttttctttttccccTTAAATTATCATCCTCATCAGAGTTAAAGTCTAAGAATAAATCATCGATTTTTgcttttttcataaattctGATTTTTTGATATGAAAATTTTGTACCTTTTTTCTGGGTTTAATcgaatttattaaaacagtataaataaacaaatttgtGGTACCAGCACATTCCACTTTTTTGGTTTTTGACATGTTCAATTTCCCCTCTACTCCCTTTGATATTTCCTCCTCTTTTGAATTTTCCACTATTGATTTAAGATAAAAATGCTTAAAAACACccaagaaaaaataatttaaatcaaaataaaaacatacaTAAGATcgacaaatatatttt contains these protein-coding regions:
- a CDS encoding 40S ribosomal protein S19, putative: MEDANKPKKRTFRTFHYRGIELDKLLELNQEELVKLLPARQRRKFRRGIDKKAKSLLKKLRKAKKECEVGEKPKPIPTHLRNMTIIPEMVGSIVAVHNGKQYTNVEIKPEMIGYYLGEFSITYKHTRHGKPGIGATHSSRFIPLK
- a CDS encoding nucleolar complex protein 4, putative; translation: MKKGEKSNCSNNSNSSATIIKEICDLFNNLQNEKCKKSILNNLTKLFVLIYNERIKRKLLYSENEVNKEDDIKLKQIFKKDYIILVIKNKTYTKYEEWLNECFEKFLNLLFQLIGNNDEVFFKKGLSLLFGSLQMEAKIYESIISDSADEFDSHNNDDIIGNDTVSTNDIANQYINKSGYVLYKNDYQGINYKKNNSSRMSYKNSQEETSSKHAFPIKLFKNIILKLLKVGTINIENIKYICRSYVCFYFDLNYFFLGVFKHFYLKSIVENSKEEEISKGVEGKLNMSKTKKVECAGTTNLFIYTVLINSIKPRKKVQNFHIKKSEFMKKAKIDDLFLDFNSDEDDNLRGKRKNKFLDNEKKKKKKNDDMNNYSNKNELKRFYKYDSDDSIIIHSSSDSNGSDTDDENNPELEFLNNNKLIEDYKNENSFDDFSDYSEGKNDLKKIKKIESIENKIKDRTNNFFIKNFYIENKIYARLYSCSWFDFIANFNHKQTMILQILQAIPLFVFPYTNNPYYFIDYFNYSFYSSSNVYVSLAALPGIFYILTELNVGDLVQNEIDNSGSSKRVKHNEDKANEESEGENDEKNEEENDEKNEEENDEKNEEDNDEKNEEENDEKNEEENDERNEEENDEKNEEENDERNEEENDEKNESDEGSDIETKLNDRMYTDYYKRLYELIIPASFYYDGTKFLKILYSSIKNKMIPVHYVLSFLKKLLRVGCLTSFNISINILSVVYDILNYFKDELHNSMFISGSVFMNMVIKNDFFCYENLEQNFDKDIIIEMMKTNSELLKDENEFASELSIIKKKNNFENFNDEKNEGNVKIKDSEDTKMENDLFSIGCCLPDKYQRNMNTLTKKELYMANHIFYEIILLNNHLCDNLRYYSNVYHYNFNDKSNKPHEFYNDPNKINWQEEESLFSFLKSLLSFKKKRDTDILPCANQKEFSTIFI